From a single Paraburkholderia sp. D15 genomic region:
- a CDS encoding nitrite/sulfite reductase translates to MYQYDQYDQTIVDERVAQYADQVRRRLSGELSEEEFRPLRLQNGLYMQRHAYMHRIAIPYGNLRSDQMRVLAQIAREHDRGYGHFSTRSNIQYNWIQLEETPEILRKLAAVQMHGIQTSGNCIRNITADQFAGVAPDEVVDPRPWAEILRQWSTFHPEFAWLPRKFKIAVSGSKEDRAAVQIHDLGVYLKKNEQGELVVDILAGGGMGRTPIIGAIIRKDLPWQHLLSYTEAVLRVYNRYGRRDNIYKARIKILVKALSPEKFSAQVEEEWQHLKDGPATLTQAEVDRVSQYFQPPVYEKLADTDASFEKHLLENRGFARWVERNVRPHKVTGYASVTLSLKPTTIAPGDATDAQMEAVADWADEYSLGEIRVSHEQNLILANVRKRDLFALWEKARAQGFATPNIGLLTDIIACPGGDFCSLANAKSIPIALAIQERFSDLDYVYDLGDVSLNISGCINACGHHHIGNIGILGVDKDGSEWYQVTLGGEQGNGTNGASLGRVIGPSFSAEEMPDVMSNVIDTFVENRQEGERFIETYNRIGMAPFKERVYASRQPAHA, encoded by the coding sequence ATGTACCAATACGATCAGTACGACCAGACCATCGTCGATGAACGGGTCGCGCAGTACGCCGATCAGGTTCGCCGCCGCTTGTCGGGCGAATTGAGCGAAGAGGAGTTTCGTCCGCTGCGTCTGCAGAACGGCCTGTACATGCAGCGTCACGCGTACATGCACCGCATCGCGATTCCTTACGGCAACCTGCGCAGCGACCAGATGCGCGTGCTCGCGCAGATCGCGCGCGAACACGACCGCGGCTACGGCCATTTCTCGACGCGCTCGAACATCCAGTACAACTGGATCCAGCTCGAAGAGACGCCGGAGATTCTGCGCAAGCTCGCCGCGGTGCAGATGCACGGCATTCAGACCTCGGGCAACTGCATCCGCAACATCACCGCGGACCAGTTCGCCGGCGTGGCGCCGGACGAAGTGGTCGATCCGCGTCCGTGGGCGGAAATCCTGCGCCAATGGTCGACGTTCCACCCGGAATTCGCGTGGCTGCCGCGCAAGTTCAAGATCGCCGTGTCGGGTTCGAAGGAAGACCGTGCCGCCGTGCAGATTCACGACCTCGGCGTGTACCTGAAGAAGAACGAGCAGGGCGAACTGGTGGTCGACATTCTGGCCGGCGGCGGCATGGGCCGCACGCCGATCATCGGTGCGATCATCCGCAAGGATCTGCCGTGGCAGCATCTGCTGAGCTACACCGAGGCCGTGCTGCGCGTGTACAACCGCTACGGCCGCCGCGACAACATCTACAAGGCGCGGATCAAGATTCTCGTGAAGGCGCTGAGCCCGGAAAAATTCTCGGCGCAGGTCGAGGAAGAATGGCAGCACCTGAAGGATGGTCCGGCGACGCTCACGCAAGCCGAAGTGGACCGCGTGTCGCAATACTTCCAGCCGCCGGTGTACGAGAAGCTGGCCGACACCGACGCGTCGTTCGAAAAGCATCTGCTGGAAAACCGCGGGTTCGCGCGCTGGGTCGAACGTAACGTGCGTCCGCACAAGGTGACGGGCTATGCGTCGGTGACGCTGTCGCTGAAGCCGACCACGATCGCCCCGGGCGATGCGACCGACGCGCAGATGGAAGCCGTCGCCGACTGGGCCGACGAGTACTCGCTCGGCGAGATCCGCGTGTCGCACGAACAGAATCTGATCCTCGCCAACGTCAGGAAGCGCGATCTGTTCGCGCTGTGGGAAAAGGCCAGGGCACAAGGTTTCGCGACGCCGAACATCGGCTTGCTGACCGACATCATCGCGTGCCCGGGCGGCGATTTCTGCTCGTTGGCCAATGCGAAGTCGATCCCGATCGCGCTGGCGATTCAGGAGCGTTTCAGCGACCTCGATTACGTGTACGACCTCGGCGACGTGTCGCTGAACATCTCGGGCTGTATCAATGCCTGCGGTCACCACCATATCGGCAACATCGGCATTCTCGGTGTGGATAAGGACGGCTCCGAGTGGTATCAGGTGACGCTCGGCGGCGAGCAGGGCAACGGCACGAACGGCGCCAGCCTCGGCCGCGTGATCGGCCCGTCGTTCTCGGCGGAAGAAATGCCGGACGTGATGAGCAACGTGATCGATACGTTCGTCGAGAATCGCCAGGAAGGCGAGCGCTTCATCGAAACGTATAACCGCATCGGCATGGCTCCGTTCAAGGAACGTGTGTACGCCTCGCGTCAACCGGCTCACGCGTAA
- a CDS encoding CysB family HTH-type transcriptional regulator, whose amino-acid sequence MNLHQFRFVREAVRQNFNLTEAAKALYTSQPGVSKAIIELEDELGVEIFTRHGKRVRSLTEPGRIILQSVEKILQEVESLKRVGKDYAAQDQGNLVIAATHTQARYSLPAAIAEFKKRFPKVHLSILQGSPTQVAEMVIHDQADLAIATEAVSNYKELVSLPCFQWHHVAVMQPDHPLLDRKLLSLDDLTQYPLITYDNAFAGRTKINEAFRLRGLHPDIVLEAIDADVIKTYVELGLGVGIMADIAFNAERDRHLRAMPVGHLFGSNVTRVALKQGAYLRSYVYTLVELLSPSMNRKLIEQALKGEHETYEL is encoded by the coding sequence ATGAACCTGCACCAATTCCGCTTCGTGCGCGAGGCCGTGCGGCAGAATTTCAACCTGACGGAAGCCGCCAAGGCGCTGTATACAAGCCAGCCGGGCGTTTCCAAGGCGATCATCGAGCTGGAAGACGAGTTGGGCGTGGAGATCTTCACGCGGCACGGCAAGCGGGTGCGCTCGCTGACCGAGCCGGGGCGCATTATCCTGCAGTCGGTCGAGAAGATCCTGCAGGAGGTGGAGAGCCTGAAACGGGTCGGCAAGGACTACGCGGCGCAGGATCAGGGCAATCTGGTGATCGCCGCCACCCACACCCAGGCGCGCTACTCGCTGCCGGCCGCGATCGCGGAGTTCAAGAAGCGCTTCCCCAAGGTGCACCTTTCGATTCTGCAAGGTAGCCCGACCCAGGTCGCCGAGATGGTGATCCACGATCAGGCCGATCTCGCGATCGCGACCGAGGCCGTCTCCAACTATAAGGAACTGGTGTCGCTGCCCTGCTTCCAGTGGCATCACGTGGCCGTGATGCAGCCGGATCACCCGCTGCTCGACCGCAAACTTTTGTCGCTGGATGATCTGACCCAGTATCCGCTGATCACCTACGACAACGCGTTCGCCGGCCGCACCAAGATCAACGAGGCGTTCCGCCTGCGCGGGCTGCATCCGGACATCGTGCTGGAGGCGATCGACGCCGACGTCATCAAGACCTACGTGGAGCTCGGACTGGGCGTCGGCATCATGGCGGATATCGCGTTCAACGCCGAGCGCGACCGGCATTTGCGCGCGATGCCGGTCGGCCATCTGTTCGGCAGCAATGTGACGCGGGTCGCGCTGAAACAGGGCGCATATCTGCGCAGCTATGTGTATACGCTCGTCGAACTGCTGTCGCCGAGCATGAACCGCAAGCTGATCGAACAGGCGCTGAAGGGCGAACACGAAACCTACGAACTTTGA
- a CDS encoding phosphoadenylyl-sulfate reductase — MSVATSLTPELAAKVERLNALLDSIAARHANVKLASSLAAEDMLLTHAILSRGAKIGIFSLNTGRLHAETLGMLDRVKDRYGYEIEQFHPVAASVDEYVNSHGLNAFYESVDLRKRCCEIRKVEPLNRALSDVSAWVTGQRREQSVTRAELHAEEHDAARGIAKFNPLTDWTEAEVWDYLKAFDVPVNPLHARGYPSIGCEPCTRAIRPGEDSRAGRWWWESRDTKECGLHITTITPIPADTGANASV; from the coding sequence ATGAGCGTGGCCACCTCGCTTACGCCGGAACTCGCCGCGAAGGTCGAGCGCCTGAACGCGCTGCTCGACTCGATCGCCGCGCGTCACGCGAACGTGAAGCTTGCCAGCAGCCTCGCGGCGGAAGACATGCTGCTCACCCACGCGATCCTGTCGCGCGGCGCGAAGATCGGCATCTTCTCGCTGAACACGGGCCGCCTGCACGCGGAAACGCTTGGCATGCTCGATCGCGTGAAAGACCGTTACGGTTACGAGATCGAACAGTTTCATCCGGTCGCCGCATCGGTCGACGAGTACGTGAATTCGCACGGTCTGAACGCGTTTTACGAAAGCGTCGACCTGCGCAAGCGTTGCTGCGAAATCCGCAAGGTCGAGCCGCTCAATCGTGCGCTGTCGGACGTCAGCGCCTGGGTGACGGGCCAGCGCCGCGAGCAGTCGGTGACGCGTGCCGAACTGCACGCGGAAGAACACGACGCCGCGCGCGGTATCGCCAAGTTCAACCCGCTCACCGACTGGACCGAAGCCGAGGTGTGGGATTACCTGAAAGCCTTCGACGTGCCGGTCAATCCGCTGCATGCGCGCGGGTATCCGAGCATCGGCTGCGAGCCTTGTACGCGCGCCATTCGTCCCGGTGAAGACAGCCGGGCAGGGCGCTGGTGGTGGGAATCGCGCGATACGAAGGAATGTGGGCTGCATATCACGACGATTACGCCGATTCCGGCCGATACCGGCGCGAACGCATCGGTCTGA
- a CDS encoding DUF934 domain-containing protein has product MASIIKNRAIVNDDWTLVRPAEDGSLPESNDLPAGKVLVPLALWQASRDALIASRSAAELGVWLAPDSEPADLVADFDKIALIGVDFPVFRDGRGYSIGRLLRERYGYKGELRAIGDVLRDQITFMFRCGFDAYALREDKDFDDALKAFDEFSVQYQGAVDNPSPLFRRRAAAASAAAASAADSTAKVSA; this is encoded by the coding sequence ATGGCTTCTATCATCAAGAATCGCGCGATCGTCAACGACGACTGGACGCTCGTGCGTCCCGCCGAAGACGGCTCGCTGCCGGAATCGAACGACCTGCCCGCGGGCAAGGTGCTGGTGCCGCTCGCGCTGTGGCAAGCGTCCCGCGACGCGCTGATCGCGTCGCGCAGCGCCGCCGAACTGGGCGTGTGGCTCGCGCCGGATAGCGAACCGGCCGACCTCGTCGCCGACTTCGACAAGATCGCGCTGATCGGCGTGGACTTCCCGGTGTTCCGCGATGGCCGCGGCTACAGCATCGGCCGTCTGCTGCGCGAGCGTTATGGCTACAAGGGCGAACTGCGCGCGATCGGCGACGTGCTGCGCGATCAGATTACGTTTATGTTTCGCTGCGGTTTCGATGCGTACGCGCTGCGTGAAGACAAGGATTTCGACGACGCGCTGAAGGCGTTCGACGAGTTCAGCGTGCAGTACCAGGGCGCGGTCGATAATCCGTCGCCGCTGTTCCGCCGCCGCGCTGCCGCAGCTTCGGCTGCCGCAGCTTCGGCTGCCGATTCGACCGCCAAGGTTTCGGCATGA
- the cysD gene encoding sulfate adenylyltransferase subunit CysD, whose translation MSTTLDSTVNAPLANTANRMDHLDWLEAESIHILRELVAECSKPALLFSGGKDSVVVLHLALKAFGIGAGRKTVLPFPLVHIDTGHNYGEVIDFRDRRAKEIGAELVIGHVEDSIKRGTVRLRRETDSRNAAQAVTLLETIEQYGYTALIGGARRDEEKARAKERIFSFRDEFGQWDPKAQRPELWSLYNARLHNGEHLRVFPISNWTELDVWQYIAREQLELPSIYYAHQREIVRRNGLLVPVTPLTPMREGETSETALVRFRTVGDISCTCPVESDADDIEKIIAETAVTEITERGATRMDDQVSEAAMEQRKKQGYF comes from the coding sequence ATGAGCACCACGCTCGATTCCACTGTGAACGCACCACTCGCCAACACGGCAAACCGGATGGATCACCTCGATTGGCTCGAAGCCGAGTCGATTCACATCCTGCGCGAACTGGTCGCCGAATGCAGCAAGCCCGCGCTGCTGTTTTCGGGCGGCAAGGATTCGGTGGTGGTGCTGCACCTCGCGCTGAAGGCCTTCGGCATCGGCGCGGGTCGCAAGACCGTGCTGCCGTTCCCGCTCGTGCATATCGACACCGGCCATAACTATGGCGAAGTGATCGACTTCCGCGATCGCCGTGCGAAGGAAATCGGCGCGGAACTGGTGATCGGCCATGTCGAGGATTCGATCAAGCGCGGCACCGTGCGTCTGCGCCGCGAGACCGATTCGCGCAACGCTGCGCAAGCGGTGACGCTGCTCGAAACCATCGAACAGTACGGCTATACCGCGTTGATCGGCGGCGCGCGCCGCGACGAGGAAAAGGCCCGCGCGAAGGAACGTATCTTCTCGTTCCGCGACGAGTTCGGTCAGTGGGACCCGAAGGCGCAGCGCCCGGAACTGTGGAGTCTGTATAACGCGCGTCTGCATAACGGCGAACATCTGCGCGTGTTCCCGATCTCGAACTGGACCGAACTCGACGTGTGGCAATACATCGCGCGCGAACAGCTGGAACTGCCGTCGATCTATTACGCGCATCAGCGCGAGATCGTGCGCCGCAACGGCCTGCTCGTGCCGGTCACGCCGCTCACGCCGATGCGCGAGGGCGAGACCAGCGAAACCGCGCTGGTGCGTTTTCGCACCGTCGGCGACATTAGCTGCACGTGCCCGGTGGAAAGCGATGCCGACGACATCGAGAAGATCATCGCCGAAACGGCCGTGACCGAAATCACGGAGCGCGGCGCGACGCGGATGGACGACCAGGTGTCGGAAGCCGCGATGGAACAGCGTAAGAAACAAGGTTATTTCTAA
- a CDS encoding ABC transporter substrate-binding protein, giving the protein MTSHNNSIRGLAALGALLLATAAHADIKVGIDLSSTGPAAVIGITSKNAMLNWPATIAGQKADYIFLDDASDPGIAVRNIRKLINEDHVDVIVGPNITPAAMAALDPVAESQTPMITLIGSASVVEPQEGKKVWAYKMAQTDSAMADVMTRYMSNHNVKTVGFIGFADGYGESWLNEFSKFAALRHIQLVATERYNRTDASVTGQILKLMAAKPDAILIAGAGTPTVLPQRTLIERGYKGPIYQTHGIATPEFIKLGGKDVEGTLFPTQPVVVARTLPADHPAKKAALAFTTGYEAKYGAGSVTQFAGDAAGVYPRLQDAVARALKTAQPGTPAFRVALRDELEHAHELVVPNGVVNTSPKDHVGLDQRASVMGIIKNGQFVYLSQ; this is encoded by the coding sequence ATGACGTCGCATAACAACAGCATCCGCGGCCTGGCCGCTCTCGGCGCGCTTTTGCTCGCCACCGCCGCGCACGCCGACATCAAGGTCGGCATCGATCTGTCGAGCACCGGCCCAGCCGCCGTGATCGGCATCACCAGCAAGAACGCGATGCTGAACTGGCCGGCCACCATCGCCGGCCAGAAAGCCGACTACATCTTTCTCGACGATGCGTCCGACCCCGGCATCGCGGTGCGCAACATCCGCAAGCTGATCAACGAGGATCACGTGGACGTGATCGTCGGCCCGAACATCACGCCCGCAGCCATGGCGGCGCTCGATCCGGTCGCCGAAAGCCAGACGCCGATGATCACGCTGATCGGCTCGGCCAGCGTGGTCGAGCCGCAGGAAGGCAAGAAGGTGTGGGCCTACAAGATGGCGCAGACCGACAGCGCGATGGCCGACGTGATGACGCGCTACATGTCGAACCACAACGTGAAGACGGTGGGCTTCATCGGTTTCGCGGACGGCTACGGCGAAAGCTGGCTCAACGAGTTCAGCAAGTTCGCGGCGTTGCGCCACATTCAACTGGTCGCGACGGAGCGCTACAACCGCACGGATGCAAGCGTCACCGGGCAGATCCTGAAGCTGATGGCCGCGAAGCCGGACGCGATCCTGATCGCCGGCGCGGGTACGCCGACGGTGTTGCCGCAGCGCACGCTGATCGAACGCGGCTATAAAGGGCCGATCTACCAGACGCACGGCATCGCCACGCCGGAGTTCATCAAGCTCGGCGGCAAGGACGTGGAAGGCACGCTGTTCCCGACCCAGCCGGTGGTCGTCGCGCGCACGTTGCCGGCCGATCATCCGGCGAAGAAGGCGGCGCTGGCCTTCACCACCGGGTACGAAGCGAAGTACGGCGCGGGCAGCGTCACGCAGTTCGCGGGCGATGCAGCTGGCGTCTATCCGCGTTTGCAGGATGCGGTGGCGCGCGCGCTGAAGACGGCGCAGCCGGGCACGCCGGCGTTCCGCGTCGCGTTGCGCGACGAACTGGAGCACGCGCATGAGCTGGTCGTGCCGAACGGCGTGGTGAATACGAGCCCGAAGGATCACGTCGGGCTGGATCAGCGCGCGAGCGTGATGGGGATCATCAAGAACGGCCAGTTCGTTTACCTCAGCCAGTAA